The following coding sequences lie in one Candidatus Deferrimicrobium sp. genomic window:
- the rpmG gene encoding 50S ribosomal protein L33 has translation MRDIITLACVDCKNRNYTTTKNRKTTPDKLEMKKFCSTCRKHTAHKETK, from the coding sequence ATGCGGGACATCATCACGCTGGCGTGCGTCGACTGCAAGAACCGGAACTACACGACCACGAAGAACAGGAAAACAACGCCCGACAAGCTCGAGATGAAGAAGTTCTGCTCCACGTGCCGCAAGCACACGGCGCACAAGGAGACCAAGTAG
- the secE gene encoding preprotein translocase subunit SecE has translation MAKTIKDRLLERLPGTRTATDEGRGAAAAVGFVPRVTGFYQEWITEMKKVTWPGRKDTLSSTAVVIVVVLIIVAFLGLVDFALGRITQSILSF, from the coding sequence ATGGCGAAGACGATCAAGGACAGGTTGCTGGAACGGTTGCCCGGTACCCGCACCGCTACCGATGAGGGTCGTGGAGCGGCGGCCGCGGTGGGCTTCGTCCCGCGGGTAACCGGCTTTTACCAGGAGTGGATCACCGAGATGAAGAAGGTCACCTGGCCTGGGCGGAAGGACACGCTCTCGTCCACGGCCGTGGTCATCGTGGTCGTCCTCATCATCGTGGCGTTCCTTGGTCTGGTGGACTTCGCCCTCGGACGAATCACCCAGTCGATCCTGAGCTTCTGA
- the nusG gene encoding transcription termination/antitermination protein NusG: MAKQWFVVHTYSGYEKKVRESLLNRIVTEGMQDRFGDVLIPAETVVEMKNGKKKTGTRSFFPGYLLVNMDLDEETWHLVRHTPKVTGFVGGQHPAPIPEPDVEDIKSQMVEGRLKPKPKITFTEGESVRVVDGPFATFTGVVDSVKPDKGKVTVLVSIFGRATPVELDFTQVEKA; encoded by the coding sequence ATGGCGAAACAGTGGTTCGTCGTTCATACCTATTCCGGGTATGAGAAGAAGGTCAGGGAATCCCTGCTGAACCGGATCGTCACGGAAGGGATGCAGGACCGCTTCGGCGACGTCCTGATCCCGGCCGAGACGGTCGTGGAGATGAAAAACGGGAAGAAGAAGACCGGGACGCGCTCCTTTTTCCCCGGATACCTTCTCGTCAACATGGATCTCGACGAGGAGACCTGGCACCTCGTGCGGCACACCCCGAAGGTCACCGGATTCGTCGGAGGCCAGCACCCGGCGCCCATCCCCGAGCCCGACGTCGAGGACATCAAGTCCCAGATGGTCGAAGGACGGCTGAAGCCCAAGCCGAAGATCACCTTCACGGAGGGGGAGAGCGTCCGCGTGGTCGACGGTCCCTTCGCGACCTTCACCGGCGTCGTGGACAGCGTCAAGCCGGACAAGGGGAAGGTAACCGTCCTCGTCTCCATCTTCGGGCGCGCCACCCCGGTGGAGCTCGATTTCACGCAGGTCGAAAAGGCGTAG
- the rplK gene encoding 50S ribosomal protein L11, giving the protein MAKKVVAQIKLQIVAGKANPSPPVGPALGQHGVNIMEFCKAFNAKTASQEGMVIPVVITVFADRSFTFITKTPPASVLLLKAAGLEKGSKTPKKEKCGKVTRDKVVEIAKLKLVDLDVKDLAAAVKTVEGTARSMGLDVV; this is encoded by the coding sequence ATGGCGAAAAAAGTCGTTGCCCAGATCAAGCTGCAGATCGTGGCCGGGAAGGCGAACCCCTCGCCTCCCGTGGGTCCCGCTCTCGGGCAGCACGGCGTGAACATCATGGAGTTCTGCAAGGCGTTCAACGCGAAGACGGCGTCCCAGGAGGGGATGGTCATCCCCGTGGTGATCACCGTGTTCGCGGACCGGTCGTTCACCTTCATCACCAAGACCCCGCCGGCGTCGGTTTTGCTGCTCAAGGCAGCGGGGCTCGAGAAGGGGAGCAAGACCCCGAAAAAGGAAAAGTGCGGAAAGGTCACAAGGGACAAGGTCGTCGAGATCGCGAAGCTGAAGCTGGTGGACCTCGACGTGAAGGACCTCGCCGCCGCCGTCAAGACGGTCGAGGGGACGGCGCGCAGCATGGGGCTCGACGTCGTCTGA
- the rplA gene encoding 50S ribosomal protein L1, with product MPRQGKKYLEARGKVNREAKYSLDEALDLLKETARAKFDETVEVAMRLGVDPKYPDQQVRGSVVLPHGTGKSVRVLVFAKGEKVKEAQDAGADFVGSDDLLAKIQGGWLDFDKAVATPDMMGGVGRIGKLLGPRGLMPNPKVGTVTFDIARAVRDLKGGKVEFRVDKTATLHAGIGKVGFGKEKLRENFLTFFEAIMKAKPSGAKGVYIRTLSLSSTMGPGIRMNFNALLMEK from the coding sequence ATGCCGCGGCAAGGGAAAAAATACCTGGAAGCACGGGGCAAGGTGAACAGGGAGGCAAAGTACTCTCTCGACGAAGCGCTGGACCTTCTGAAGGAGACGGCCCGGGCGAAATTCGACGAGACGGTGGAGGTCGCGATGCGGCTGGGGGTCGATCCGAAGTATCCGGACCAGCAGGTCCGGGGCTCGGTGGTGCTCCCCCACGGTACGGGAAAGAGCGTGCGCGTCCTCGTGTTCGCCAAGGGCGAGAAGGTAAAGGAGGCGCAGGACGCCGGCGCCGACTTCGTCGGAAGCGACGACCTTCTGGCGAAGATCCAGGGCGGGTGGCTCGATTTCGACAAGGCGGTCGCCACGCCGGACATGATGGGCGGGGTCGGACGGATCGGGAAGCTGCTCGGACCTCGCGGGCTGATGCCGAACCCGAAGGTCGGGACCGTCACCTTCGATATCGCAAGGGCGGTGCGGGACCTGAAGGGCGGAAAGGTCGAGTTCCGGGTCGACAAGACCGCCACGCTCCACGCCGGGATCGGCAAGGTCGGATTCGGGAAAGAGAAGCTCCGGGAGAATTTCCTCACCTTCTTCGAGGCGATCATGAAGGCGAAGCCGTCGGGGGCCAAGGGGGTGTACATCCGCACCCTTTCGCTCTCCTCGACGATGGGGCCGGGGATCCGGATGAATTTCAACGCGCTG